The following is a genomic window from Shewanella avicenniae.
GGTGCAGCCGTCTTCTCATTGAGGTACTTAAACACTGAATTGACATCACTACCACGCACCGCGGAAGTCGCCAGCATGGTAAAAGTTACCCCGTAATTGATGTAGCAGATTTTGGCCGTATCCTTCTCATCATCTTCCTCTTGAAAAAAGTCATCAGAAGGAAAGCCGAGCACCACTAGCCCCTTGTCGGCATATTGTTTGTGCAGCGCTTCAAGCCCCTTAAATTGCGGTGTAAAACCACAATGACTTGCGGTATTGATGATAAGCACAGGCTTACCCTGAGTCAGCTCACACAAATTGACCGTTTGCGAGGAATGCAATTTACGCATTTCAACATTGAGATAAGCGGGGCACTCGGCAGCGTAACTCACGCTACCGAGTAACCCAAATAGCACCAGCAAAAATTGCCCAGAGAAGCGAACATATCGAGTTAACATTTGACCATCCTAAGTCTGACGTTGATATCACCCATATTACGCAACTTTTGCCGCAACAGATCAGCCAAGGTTAGAAATATAAGCCAATGTTGATATTTAACCGTGAATGCCAGCTGTTATCGCCTTCATCAATACCGATACCGGGACCATTAGCAAACCACATATTTTTGCCCGCAATC
Proteins encoded in this region:
- a CDS encoding glutathione peroxidase; this translates as MLTRYVRFSGQFLLVLFGLLGSVSYAAECPAYLNVEMRKLHSSQTVNLCELTQGKPVLIINTASHCGFTPQFKGLEALHKQYADKGLVVLGFPSDDFFQEEDDEKDTAKICYINYGVTFTMLATSAVRGSDVNSVFKYLNEKTAAPKWNFYKYLVSGDGTQVQQFNSRVTPDSEELNKAIQALLAAEAN